The following coding sequences lie in one Myxococcus xanthus genomic window:
- the eutB gene encoding ethanolamine ammonia-lyase subunit EutB, with amino-acid sequence MHLDPRFLLHRRAVLTAMVGGAAASVLGCRRKPTSTPTPGGVYIPDVKSGEDVFGYVQRLRGGFDDTLYKQVLGAANTFKEGDALVGVAAADENSRANARRLLGHTRLADVRRYPLHQDALHALSLEAEDPQAAALTADWTLGRLRRFLLESDEAAIHAISPGLGSDAIGCVVKLMSDAELIALGSKVFNPLPGSKVGARGYMGARIQPNSPTDNVDDIRWQVFDGFSYAVGDVVLGCNPVSSTPESVAAIESALLEVLVTFGLTDVLPHCVLSHIDVQAEVERRQPGTTGVWFQSIAGSDSANATFDISVEKMLAYADGRTGPYGLYFETGQGADFTNGHGHGYDMVLHESRKYGFARALSQRVSRARQGAAPWVHLNDVAGFIGPEVFRTREQLVRCCLEDIAMGKLHGLTIGLDVCSTLHMDVSLDDLDWCIERIMPANPAYLMALPTKNDPMLGYLTTGFQDHVRIREQFGYKVDDRMWAFFQRLGVIDVEGKPTRHFGDPVWVYLQYLRAKGDTRPESDIRADAEQQLSAIRARGLPMARGHGTHPWDLEPALDAEMRRVYADSKKSLWTELTPAFINAMPEGVRLESKSQDRTEYILHPETGEQLDAASLEAVRALRARHAGRYDVQLMVSDGLNALAIMDEGQLAPYLEALRAALIAEGYQPAPEHLVLTSGRVRAGYRVGEALYAGLEDAARHRALIHVIGERPGTGHHTFSAYITAPPGAVWSQPGKVDHNITRVVSGVALTAYAPALAAPETVRLLQQLTPQGG; translated from the coding sequence ATGCACCTGGACCCGAGGTTCCTGCTGCACCGACGCGCAGTGCTGACCGCGATGGTGGGAGGCGCGGCCGCCTCCGTCCTGGGCTGCCGGAGAAAACCGACGTCCACCCCCACGCCGGGAGGCGTCTACATCCCAGACGTGAAGTCGGGCGAGGACGTCTTCGGCTACGTCCAGCGGCTCCGGGGCGGCTTCGACGACACGCTCTACAAGCAGGTGCTGGGCGCGGCCAATACCTTCAAGGAAGGCGACGCGCTCGTGGGCGTCGCCGCCGCGGATGAGAACTCGCGTGCGAATGCGCGCAGGCTCTTGGGGCACACGCGGCTGGCGGACGTGCGGCGCTACCCTTTGCACCAGGATGCGTTGCACGCGCTGAGCCTGGAGGCCGAGGACCCGCAGGCCGCGGCGCTTACGGCGGACTGGACGTTGGGACGGCTGAGGCGGTTCCTGCTGGAGTCCGACGAGGCGGCCATTCATGCCATCAGCCCCGGGCTGGGCAGCGACGCCATTGGCTGCGTCGTCAAGCTGATGAGTGACGCGGAGCTCATCGCGCTGGGAAGCAAGGTGTTCAACCCGCTACCGGGCAGCAAGGTGGGCGCGCGGGGCTACATGGGGGCGCGCATCCAGCCCAACTCGCCCACTGACAACGTGGACGACATCCGCTGGCAGGTGTTCGACGGCTTCTCATACGCGGTGGGTGACGTGGTGCTGGGATGCAACCCGGTGTCCTCCACGCCGGAGTCCGTGGCCGCCATCGAGTCCGCCCTGCTCGAGGTGCTGGTGACCTTCGGACTGACGGACGTGCTGCCCCACTGCGTGCTGTCCCACATCGACGTGCAGGCGGAGGTGGAGCGGCGGCAGCCCGGCACCACGGGCGTCTGGTTCCAGAGCATCGCTGGCAGCGACAGCGCCAACGCGACCTTCGACATCTCCGTGGAGAAGATGCTCGCCTACGCGGACGGGCGCACCGGGCCCTACGGGCTCTACTTCGAGACGGGCCAGGGCGCGGATTTCACCAACGGCCACGGCCACGGCTACGACATGGTCCTCCACGAGTCGCGCAAGTACGGCTTCGCGAGGGCCCTGTCCCAACGTGTGTCCCGGGCGCGGCAGGGCGCGGCGCCATGGGTGCACCTCAACGACGTTGCGGGCTTCATCGGACCGGAGGTGTTCCGCACCCGCGAGCAGTTGGTGCGCTGCTGCCTGGAAGACATCGCCATGGGCAAGCTGCACGGGCTCACCATTGGCCTGGACGTCTGCTCCACGCTTCACATGGACGTGTCGCTGGACGACCTGGACTGGTGCATCGAGCGCATCATGCCGGCGAATCCCGCGTACCTCATGGCGCTGCCCACGAAGAACGACCCGATGCTGGGCTACCTCACCACCGGGTTCCAGGACCACGTCCGCATCCGCGAGCAGTTCGGCTACAAGGTGGATGACCGGATGTGGGCCTTCTTCCAGCGCCTGGGCGTCATCGACGTGGAGGGCAAGCCCACTCGCCACTTCGGAGACCCGGTCTGGGTCTATCTCCAGTACCTGCGCGCGAAGGGCGACACCCGGCCGGAGTCGGACATCCGGGCGGACGCGGAGCAGCAGTTGTCGGCGATTCGTGCGCGCGGCCTGCCCATGGCGCGCGGACACGGCACGCACCCGTGGGACCTGGAGCCCGCGCTGGACGCGGAGATGCGCCGTGTCTACGCGGACTCGAAGAAGAGCCTGTGGACGGAGCTGACGCCCGCCTTCATCAACGCCATGCCAGAGGGTGTGCGGCTGGAGTCGAAGTCGCAAGATCGGACGGAGTACATCCTCCACCCGGAGACGGGCGAACAGCTCGACGCCGCGTCCCTGGAGGCGGTGCGCGCGCTGAGGGCACGCCATGCGGGACGGTATGACGTGCAGTTGATGGTGTCCGACGGGCTCAACGCGCTGGCCATCATGGACGAGGGACAGCTCGCGCCTTATCTGGAGGCACTGCGCGCGGCGTTGATTGCCGAGGGGTACCAGCCTGCTCCGGAGCACCTGGTGCTCACGTCCGGGCGCGTGCGCGCGGGGTACCGGGTGGGCGAAGCGCTGTACGCGGGCCTGGAGGACGCGGCCCGGCACCGGGCCCTCATCCACGTCATTGGCGAGCGGCCCGGCACCGGCCACCACACCTTCTCCGCGTACATCACCGCGCCTCCCGGAGCCGTCTGGTCGCAGCCCGGCAAGGTGGACCACAACATCACCCGCGTGGTGTCCGGGGTCGCGCTCACTGCGTATGCGCCCGCGCTGGCCGCGCCGGAGACAGTGCGGCTGCTTCAGCAACTGACGCCCCAGGGCGGGTGA
- a CDS encoding 1,4-dihydroxy-2-naphthoyl-CoA synthase: MVSDIFNPARWKAVEGFKFKDITFHRAVDQGTVRIAFNRPEVRNAFRPRTVDELSRALEATRFMTDVGCVLITGNGPSPKDGGWAFCSGGDQRIRGKDGYKYEGEEGESDPARLGRLHILEVQRQIRFLPKAVIAVVPGWAVGGGHSLHVVCDMTIASKEHAVFKQTDADVASFDAGYGSALLARQIGQKRAREIFFVGANYSAEEAFQMGMVNAVVPHAQLEEFALEWAAEINTKSPTAIKMLKYAFNLPDDGLVGQQLFAGEATRLAYGTDEAQEGRDAFVQKRKRDFKRFPWSY, encoded by the coding sequence ATGGTCTCGGACATCTTCAATCCGGCGCGCTGGAAGGCCGTCGAGGGCTTCAAGTTCAAGGACATCACCTTCCACCGCGCGGTGGACCAGGGCACGGTCCGCATCGCGTTCAACCGCCCCGAGGTCCGCAACGCCTTCCGGCCCCGCACCGTGGATGAGCTGTCCCGCGCGCTGGAGGCCACGCGCTTCATGACGGACGTGGGGTGCGTGCTGATCACGGGCAATGGGCCGTCGCCCAAGGATGGCGGCTGGGCCTTCTGCTCCGGCGGAGACCAGCGCATCCGCGGCAAGGACGGCTACAAGTACGAGGGCGAGGAGGGAGAGTCCGACCCCGCGCGCCTGGGCCGCCTCCACATCCTGGAGGTCCAGCGGCAGATTCGTTTCCTGCCCAAGGCCGTCATCGCCGTGGTGCCGGGCTGGGCCGTGGGCGGTGGGCACAGCCTCCACGTCGTCTGTGACATGACCATCGCCAGCAAGGAGCACGCGGTGTTCAAGCAGACGGACGCGGACGTGGCGTCGTTCGACGCGGGCTACGGTTCAGCGCTGCTGGCTCGGCAGATTGGTCAGAAGCGGGCGCGGGAGATCTTCTTCGTGGGCGCCAACTACTCGGCGGAGGAGGCCTTCCAGATGGGCATGGTCAACGCCGTGGTGCCCCATGCGCAGCTGGAGGAGTTCGCGCTGGAGTGGGCGGCGGAGATCAACACGAAGAGCCCCACGGCCATCAAGATGTTGAAGTACGCGTTCAACCTGCCCGACGACGGACTGGTGGGCCAGCAGCTCTTCGCGGGCGAGGCCACGCGCCTGGCCTACGGCACCGATGAGGCGCAGGAAGGCCGCGACGCCTTCGTCCAGAAGCGCAAGCGCGACTTCAAGCGCTTCCCCTGGTCGTACTGA
- the trhA gene encoding PAQR family membrane homeostasis protein TrhA produces MASPDGTDTLLLIESVKPRLRGVSHAVAFVAALLGCIQLALMPVRGPQYLADLVFGGSLVLMFGVSATYHRFTWGMDAYRRIQRFDHAAIYILIAGSFTPMATLDTTGDTSLYLLWLMWIAALTGAGLTLLGVHTSRGLRSALYVALGAVAAPVMLRLPEVIGSGRVAWLVLGGVLYTVGAVIYARRWPDPIPTVFGYHEIFHLLVVAAAGVHYAVILDIVGSA; encoded by the coding sequence ATGGCGTCCCCAGATGGCACTGACACCTTGCTCCTCATCGAGAGCGTCAAGCCCCGGCTCCGAGGCGTCTCCCACGCCGTGGCCTTCGTGGCGGCGCTGCTCGGGTGCATCCAACTAGCGCTGATGCCGGTGCGCGGCCCCCAGTACCTGGCCGACCTCGTGTTCGGTGGCAGCCTGGTGCTGATGTTCGGCGTGAGCGCCACCTACCACCGCTTCACCTGGGGCATGGACGCGTACCGGCGCATCCAGCGCTTCGACCACGCGGCCATCTACATCCTCATCGCGGGCTCATTCACGCCCATGGCCACGCTGGACACCACGGGTGACACCAGCCTGTATCTGCTCTGGTTGATGTGGATCGCCGCGCTGACGGGCGCGGGCCTCACGCTCCTGGGCGTGCACACCTCGCGAGGGCTGCGCTCCGCGCTCTACGTCGCGCTGGGCGCCGTGGCCGCGCCGGTGATGCTGCGGCTACCCGAGGTGATTGGCTCCGGGCGCGTCGCGTGGCTCGTGCTGGGCGGCGTGCTCTACACCGTGGGCGCGGTCATCTATGCGCGCCGCTGGCCCGACCCGATTCCCACCGTCTTCGGCTACCACGAAATCTTCCACCTGCTCGTCGTGGCCGCGGCGGGCGTGCACTACGCCGTCATCCTGGACATCGTCGGCAGCGCCTGA
- a CDS encoding C45 family autoproteolytic acyltransferase/hydolase, whose product MSAFRMTSKLLGALLLSASTLHAAPSWAAAPASTPVAVPNGNFEIAGGSGSLPAFWKSRGQGKVSGSAAAKVEGARGLAIENPVGGAETTVESEAMKLQVGQLYRLSAWVRTRGVQADPQARYPTAHGACLSMKSFPFTNCSPAPAAEAGGRASVLFFATQSSDRVQLHLGRNGKATGTAWFDDVRIEKVDDITAYIPLESVRWAGKGFRYDEGGWIYVHIEGEPYERGHQFGQLVPQEIVRYMEKLGIEKDKTDASKGWNHQRLLADALFLRKYDAEFLEEMKGIADGANKAGAKFKDRELDLLDIVTLNSAVDAGQLAEANRATGTPLTGRTFLKAEEDAERAGKGDHCSSFVATKSATPDGRAIMGQIFMWGGYTGVHWDVVLDVKPTKGHRFVMQTFPGGIHSGSDWYVNAAGIVIGETTVGQSPFDMNGTPQSNRIRKAAQYASSIDDVARIMKDGNNGLYTNDWTLADTKTDEGACLLLGTKKTRLWRTGGKGQAGDTPGNLKDFIWANNNNRDLEVRKEYVPNPDNAPVDLSFNTWNRDIAFWEYYAKHGKKGFDLDTAIRMMASSPINRPHACDGKVTTSEMAQKLMFLAHYGKTTLREKMVGGRWIPDLPGATPHLSLGYTAFSPVVVAEKLEAARKGWTPPAEPAALKRDVSKVKDAFAFGRPLLWANTVFPATDGENWLVSGTAAYWKLLKDLPADGDTSDKAFEYQRNALADLNARYLFTTSRETDVVPASAKTDYGRYGAYMLPRIKGTFLLHQLRLLLGNAHFSKAMNALHGRYANKNVTTADFKRAVLEATGRDVGLFVSQWVEQTGLPQPRIRASAAQVKDGYEVTLKVEQPGSRPWHFVAMVEVRTAKGATLERVEVKGLNETFTFRTAEPPVRVVFNAGNDIPVPREHHQTLSNQLDAWEKLLLVHGTARQTESMRTLALGYREVLADAFVEYLMPIKPDAEVTDAELADRDLVLFGGAEDNALLARLATEKKLPVELGRRYFRWQGKTYGRPDDGLAVALPNPWNPKRSMYLFVSNSGLQLWHMTRAYQRGLPGWALYRGAEVSAKGFHDVDALAQDVAVTPAAPPAAPAPTPVPAPVLGQPQR is encoded by the coding sequence ATGTCCGCCTTTCGCATGACGTCCAAGCTGCTTGGCGCGCTGCTGCTGTCCGCGAGCACGCTCCATGCGGCACCCTCATGGGCCGCCGCGCCCGCCTCCACGCCCGTCGCCGTGCCCAACGGGAACTTCGAGATTGCAGGCGGCTCCGGCTCGCTCCCTGCCTTCTGGAAGTCCCGAGGGCAGGGGAAGGTGTCCGGCAGCGCCGCGGCGAAGGTGGAGGGCGCTCGCGGCCTGGCCATCGAGAACCCGGTGGGCGGCGCCGAGACAACGGTGGAGTCCGAGGCGATGAAGCTCCAGGTGGGCCAGCTCTATCGGCTCAGCGCCTGGGTGCGCACGCGAGGCGTCCAGGCGGACCCGCAGGCGCGCTACCCCACGGCGCACGGCGCCTGCCTGTCGATGAAGAGCTTCCCCTTCACCAACTGCTCACCCGCGCCCGCAGCGGAAGCGGGAGGCCGCGCGTCGGTGCTCTTCTTCGCCACCCAGTCCTCGGACCGGGTGCAGCTCCACCTGGGCCGCAACGGCAAGGCCACGGGCACCGCCTGGTTCGACGACGTCCGCATCGAGAAGGTGGACGACATCACCGCTTACATTCCGCTGGAGTCGGTGCGCTGGGCCGGCAAGGGCTTCCGCTATGACGAGGGCGGGTGGATCTACGTCCACATCGAGGGCGAGCCCTACGAGCGGGGCCACCAGTTCGGCCAGCTGGTGCCGCAGGAAATCGTCCGCTACATGGAGAAGCTCGGCATCGAGAAGGACAAGACGGATGCCTCCAAGGGGTGGAACCACCAGCGGCTGCTCGCGGATGCGCTCTTCCTGCGCAAGTACGACGCGGAGTTCCTGGAGGAGATGAAGGGCATCGCGGACGGCGCCAACAAGGCGGGCGCGAAGTTCAAGGACCGCGAGCTGGACCTGCTGGACATCGTCACGCTCAACTCCGCCGTGGACGCGGGGCAGCTCGCCGAGGCGAACCGGGCCACGGGCACGCCGCTCACCGGTCGCACCTTCCTCAAGGCGGAGGAGGACGCGGAGCGGGCGGGGAAGGGGGACCATTGCTCCTCCTTCGTGGCCACGAAGTCCGCCACCCCGGATGGCCGCGCCATCATGGGGCAGATTTTCATGTGGGGCGGCTACACGGGCGTGCACTGGGACGTGGTGCTGGACGTGAAGCCCACCAAGGGCCACCGCTTCGTGATGCAGACCTTCCCGGGTGGCATCCACAGCGGCTCGGACTGGTACGTCAATGCCGCCGGCATCGTCATTGGCGAGACGACGGTGGGGCAGTCGCCGTTCGACATGAATGGTACGCCCCAGAGCAACCGCATCCGCAAGGCCGCGCAGTACGCGTCGTCCATCGACGACGTCGCCCGCATCATGAAGGACGGCAACAACGGCCTCTACACCAACGACTGGACGTTGGCGGACACGAAGACGGACGAGGGCGCGTGCCTGCTGCTGGGGACGAAGAAGACGCGCCTGTGGCGCACCGGCGGCAAGGGACAGGCCGGGGACACGCCGGGCAACCTCAAGGACTTCATCTGGGCCAACAACAACAACCGGGATTTGGAGGTGCGCAAGGAGTACGTGCCCAACCCGGACAACGCCCCGGTGGACCTGTCCTTCAACACCTGGAACCGCGACATCGCCTTCTGGGAGTACTACGCGAAGCACGGCAAGAAGGGCTTCGACCTGGACACCGCCATCCGGATGATGGCCTCCAGCCCCATCAACCGGCCCCACGCGTGTGACGGCAAGGTCACCACGTCGGAGATGGCCCAGAAGCTGATGTTCCTGGCCCACTACGGCAAGACGACGCTGCGCGAGAAGATGGTGGGGGGCCGGTGGATTCCCGACCTGCCCGGCGCCACGCCGCACCTGTCGCTGGGCTACACGGCCTTCAGCCCCGTCGTCGTCGCGGAGAAGCTGGAGGCCGCTCGCAAGGGCTGGACGCCTCCTGCCGAGCCCGCCGCCCTCAAGCGCGACGTGTCGAAGGTGAAGGACGCGTTCGCCTTTGGCAGGCCCCTGCTGTGGGCCAACACCGTGTTTCCCGCGACGGATGGGGAGAACTGGCTGGTCAGCGGCACCGCCGCGTATTGGAAGCTGCTCAAGGACCTGCCGGCGGACGGAGACACGTCAGACAAGGCCTTCGAGTACCAGCGCAACGCGCTGGCCGACCTCAACGCGCGCTACCTCTTCACCACCTCGCGCGAGACGGACGTGGTGCCGGCCTCCGCGAAGACGGACTACGGCCGCTACGGCGCCTACATGCTGCCGCGCATCAAGGGCACCTTCCTGCTGCACCAGCTCCGGCTGCTGCTGGGCAACGCCCACTTCTCCAAGGCGATGAACGCCCTGCATGGCCGCTACGCCAACAAGAACGTCACCACCGCGGACTTCAAGCGCGCGGTGCTGGAGGCCACCGGCAGGGACGTGGGCCTCTTCGTGTCGCAGTGGGTGGAGCAGACCGGACTGCCGCAGCCGCGCATCCGTGCCAGCGCCGCGCAGGTGAAGGACGGCTACGAGGTGACGCTGAAGGTGGAGCAGCCCGGCTCGCGCCCCTGGCACTTCGTTGCGATGGTGGAGGTGCGCACCGCGAAGGGCGCCACGCTGGAGCGCGTGGAGGTGAAGGGCCTCAACGAGACGTTCACCTTCCGCACTGCGGAGCCGCCCGTCCGCGTGGTGTTCAACGCCGGCAATGACATCCCGGTGCCGCGCGAGCACCACCAGACGCTGTCGAACCAGCTCGACGCCTGGGAGAAGCTGCTCCTGGTGCACGGCACGGCGCGCCAGACGGAGTCCATGCGCACGCTGGCGCTGGGCTACCGGGAGGTGCTGGCGGACGCGTTCGTGGAGTACCTGATGCCCATCAAGCCGGACGCCGAGGTGACGGACGCGGAGCTGGCGGACCGGGACCTGGTCCTCTTCGGCGGCGCGGAGGACAACGCGCTGCTGGCGCGGCTGGCGACCGAGAAGAAGCTCCCCGTGGAGCTGGGGCGGCGCTACTTCCGCTGGCAGGGCAAGACGTACGGCCGCCCGGATGATGGCCTGGCCGTGGCGCTGCCGAACCCCTGGAACCCGAAGCGGTCGATGTACCTGTTCGTTTCCAACAGTGGACTTCAGCTCTGGCACATGACGCGCGCCTACCAGCGCGGCCTGCCGGGCTGGGCCCTGTACCGGGGCGCCGAGGTGAGCGCCAAGGGCTTCCACGACGTGGACGCGCTGGCCCAGGACGTCGCGGTGACGCCCGCTGCCCCGCCCGCCGCGCCAGCGCCCACGCCTGTACCGGCGCCGGTGCTGGGCCAGCCGCAGCGTTAG
- a CDS encoding M13 family metallopeptidase gives MSPLKTFSRRAWARSALGTLLLTGCATTQQPAPSDDAPPPAVPAAQAASTEAVRSLGVELKHLDRDVRPQDDFYTFVNGNWLKTTSIPADRARYGTIIELVDKAELAMRAIIEESATAKERHPGSTAQKVGDLYNSFMDTQHIESLGLKPVRDELERVKAVKRADALPELFATLLREGVPVPFGIFVGQDQKQATRYTVYATQLGLGLPDRDYYTKQEPRFVEVRAAYVAYIEKLLTLAGEKNAKKAAQDVMAFETALAAKQWDRARNRDREKTYNPKTVAELDALTPGFSWGRFLKASGAEATPSVIVRQPDYLEALGGLLKSTPLPVIKQYLALKVLDTRAPLLSSAFDQAHFEFRGKTLQGLEENRPRWKRGVAQVNEVVGEAVGQLYVERHFSPDSKKRMQELVANLREAFRKGIDGLDWMSPATKAQAQAKLEKFGVKIGYPDKWRDYSSLDIVAGDLVGNVRRGELFDHQRAVGKLGKPIDREEWGMTPQTVNAYYSSTMNEIVFPAAILQPPFFDPEADDATNYGAIGGVIGHEFSHGFDDQGSRSDGDGNLRDWWTPEDKTGFEQRTNMLVNQYNGFSPLEAMNVNGKLTLGENIGDLSGLTVAYQAYKLSTQGKTPPVIDGFSGDQRFFLGWGQIWRGLYRDDAMRQMLLTDPHSPPRYRVNGVVRNMPEFYEAFGVKEGDANWLPPEQRVKIW, from the coding sequence TTGAGCCCCCTGAAGACCTTCTCCCGCCGTGCCTGGGCCCGCAGCGCCTTGGGCACCCTGCTCCTCACCGGCTGTGCCACCACGCAGCAGCCGGCCCCCTCCGATGACGCGCCCCCTCCGGCTGTGCCCGCCGCCCAGGCCGCTTCCACGGAAGCCGTGCGTTCGCTGGGCGTGGAGCTGAAGCACCTGGACCGCGATGTCCGGCCGCAGGACGACTTCTACACCTTCGTCAACGGCAACTGGCTGAAGACGACGTCCATCCCCGCGGACCGCGCCCGGTACGGCACCATCATCGAGTTGGTGGACAAGGCCGAGCTGGCCATGCGCGCCATCATCGAGGAGTCCGCCACGGCGAAGGAGCGCCACCCGGGCTCCACCGCGCAGAAGGTGGGTGACCTCTACAACAGCTTCATGGACACCCAGCACATCGAGTCGCTGGGCCTGAAGCCGGTGCGCGACGAGCTGGAGCGCGTGAAGGCCGTGAAGCGCGCGGACGCGCTGCCGGAGCTGTTCGCGACGCTGCTGCGCGAAGGCGTGCCGGTGCCGTTCGGCATCTTCGTGGGCCAGGACCAGAAGCAGGCCACGCGTTACACCGTCTACGCCACGCAGCTGGGCCTGGGCCTGCCGGACCGGGACTACTACACCAAGCAGGAGCCGCGCTTCGTCGAGGTCCGCGCCGCGTACGTGGCCTACATCGAGAAGCTGCTCACGCTGGCCGGTGAGAAGAACGCGAAGAAGGCCGCCCAGGACGTGATGGCGTTCGAGACGGCGCTGGCCGCGAAGCAGTGGGACCGGGCACGCAACCGCGACCGCGAGAAGACGTACAACCCCAAGACGGTCGCGGAGCTGGACGCGCTGACGCCGGGCTTCTCCTGGGGCCGCTTCCTCAAGGCGTCCGGTGCGGAGGCCACGCCCTCCGTCATCGTCCGTCAGCCGGACTACCTGGAGGCCCTGGGCGGGTTGCTGAAGTCCACGCCGCTGCCGGTCATCAAGCAGTACCTGGCGCTGAAGGTGCTGGACACCCGCGCGCCGCTGCTCAGCAGCGCCTTCGACCAAGCGCACTTCGAGTTCCGCGGAAAGACGCTCCAGGGCCTGGAGGAGAACCGCCCGCGTTGGAAGCGCGGCGTGGCCCAGGTGAACGAGGTCGTCGGCGAGGCCGTGGGCCAGCTCTATGTGGAGCGCCACTTCAGCCCCGACTCCAAGAAGCGCATGCAGGAGCTGGTGGCCAACCTGCGCGAGGCCTTCCGCAAGGGCATTGACGGATTGGACTGGATGAGCCCCGCCACCAAGGCGCAGGCCCAGGCCAAGCTGGAGAAGTTCGGCGTGAAGATCGGCTACCCGGACAAGTGGCGGGATTATTCGTCGTTGGACATCGTCGCCGGTGATTTGGTGGGCAACGTCCGCCGGGGCGAACTGTTCGATCACCAGCGCGCGGTGGGCAAGCTGGGCAAGCCCATCGACCGCGAGGAATGGGGCATGACGCCGCAGACGGTGAATGCCTACTACAGCTCCACGATGAACGAGATTGTCTTCCCGGCCGCCATCCTCCAGCCACCGTTCTTCGACCCGGAGGCGGACGACGCGACGAACTACGGCGCCATCGGCGGCGTCATCGGCCACGAGTTCAGCCACGGCTTCGACGACCAGGGCAGCCGCTCCGACGGCGACGGCAACTTGCGTGACTGGTGGACGCCCGAGGACAAGACGGGCTTCGAGCAGCGCACCAACATGCTGGTGAATCAGTACAACGGCTTCAGCCCGCTGGAGGCCATGAACGTCAACGGCAAGCTCACGCTGGGTGAGAACATCGGTGACCTGAGCGGCCTCACCGTGGCGTACCAGGCCTACAAGCTGTCCACCCAGGGCAAGACGCCACCCGTCATCGACGGCTTCTCCGGCGACCAGCGCTTCTTCCTGGGCTGGGGGCAGATCTGGCGCGGCCTGTACCGGGACGATGCCATGCGGCAGATGCTGCTGACCGACCCCCACTCGCCGCCGCGGTACCGCGTCAACGGCGTCGTCCGGAACATGCCGGAGTTCTACGAGGCCTTCGGCGTGAAGGAGGGGGACGCCAACTGGCTGCCGCCCGAGCAGCGCGTCAAGATCTGGTAG
- a CDS encoding fumarate hydratase codes for MTDFQFQDMLPLGKDETPYRLLSKDHVSTFEAGGRTFLQVAPEALTLLTREAMRDIAHLLRPGHLKQLSHILEDPEASSNDRFVALELLKNANIAAGGVLPSCQDTGTAIVMGKKGQYVITGGNDEEAISRGVFETYQTSNLRYSQMAPLDMYKEVNTGNNLPAQIELYATDGDAYKFLFMAKGGGSANKSYLFQETKALLNPQSLLNFVDAKIRSLGTAACPPYHLAIVIGGTSAEYALKTAKYASARYLDSLPTEGNKLGRGFRDVALEQEILKLTQRTGIGAQFGGKYFCHDVRVIRLPRHGASCPVAIAVSCSADRQILGKITQDGIFLEQLEADPAKYLPETTDGELGGEVVKIDLNRPMSEIRAELSRYPIKTRLSLSGPLVVARDIAHAKIKEVLDAGNGMPQYLKDYMVYYAGPAKTPEGYASGSFGPTTAGRMDAYVDQFQAAGGSFVMLAKGNRSTAVTEACKKHGGFYLGSIGGPAARLAKDCITKVEVLEYAELGMEAVWKIEVVDFPAFIVVDDKGNDFFANINKPSAAKKA; via the coding sequence ATGACCGACTTCCAGTTCCAGGACATGCTGCCGCTGGGCAAGGACGAGACGCCATACCGGCTGCTCTCCAAGGACCACGTCTCCACCTTCGAAGCCGGCGGCCGCACCTTCCTCCAGGTCGCGCCCGAGGCGCTCACCCTGCTCACCCGCGAGGCCATGCGCGACATCGCGCACCTGCTGCGCCCCGGACACCTGAAGCAGCTCTCCCACATCCTCGAGGACCCCGAGGCGTCGTCCAACGACCGCTTCGTGGCGCTGGAGCTGCTGAAGAACGCCAACATCGCCGCCGGCGGCGTGCTGCCCTCCTGCCAGGACACGGGCACCGCCATCGTCATGGGCAAGAAGGGCCAGTACGTCATCACCGGCGGCAATGACGAGGAGGCCATCTCCCGCGGCGTGTTCGAGACGTACCAGACGTCGAACCTGCGCTACTCCCAGATGGCGCCGCTGGACATGTACAAAGAGGTCAACACCGGCAACAACCTGCCCGCGCAGATCGAGCTCTACGCGACGGACGGTGACGCCTACAAGTTCCTCTTCATGGCGAAGGGCGGCGGCTCCGCCAACAAGAGCTACCTGTTCCAGGAGACGAAGGCGCTGCTCAATCCGCAGAGCCTGCTGAACTTCGTGGACGCGAAGATCCGCTCGCTGGGCACCGCGGCCTGTCCGCCGTACCACCTGGCCATCGTCATTGGTGGCACCTCCGCCGAATACGCGCTGAAGACGGCCAAGTACGCCTCCGCGCGCTACCTGGATTCGCTCCCCACCGAGGGCAACAAGCTGGGCCGCGGCTTCCGCGACGTGGCGCTGGAGCAGGAGATCCTCAAGCTCACACAGCGCACCGGCATTGGCGCGCAGTTCGGCGGCAAGTACTTCTGCCACGACGTGCGCGTCATCCGCCTGCCCCGCCACGGCGCGTCCTGCCCGGTGGCCATCGCGGTGTCGTGCTCGGCGGACCGGCAGATCCTGGGGAAGATCACCCAGGACGGCATCTTCCTGGAGCAGTTGGAGGCCGACCCGGCGAAGTACCTGCCGGAGACGACGGACGGGGAGCTGGGCGGCGAGGTGGTGAAGATCGACCTCAACCGCCCCATGAGCGAGATTCGCGCAGAGCTGTCGCGCTACCCCATCAAGACGCGCCTGTCGCTCAGCGGCCCCCTGGTGGTGGCGCGCGACATCGCCCACGCGAAGATCAAGGAGGTGCTGGACGCCGGCAACGGCATGCCCCAGTACCTCAAGGACTACATGGTCTACTACGCGGGCCCGGCGAAGACGCCGGAAGGCTATGCCTCGGGCTCCTTCGGCCCGACGACGGCCGGCCGCATGGACGCGTACGTGGACCAGTTCCAGGCCGCGGGCGGCAGCTTCGTGATGCTGGCCAAGGGCAACCGCTCCACCGCCGTCACCGAGGCCTGCAAGAAGCACGGTGGCTTCTACCTGGGCTCCATCGGCGGCCCGGCGGCGCGGCTGGCCAAGGACTGCATCACCAAGGTGGAGGTGCTCGAGTACGCCGAGCTGGGCATGGAGGCCGTCTGGAAGATTGAAGTGGTGGACTTCCCGGCCTTCATCGTCGTGGACGACAAGGGCAACGACTTCTTCGCCAACATCAACAAGCCGTCGGCGGCGAAGAAGGCCTGA